From a region of the Castanea sativa cultivar Marrone di Chiusa Pesio chromosome 10, ASM4071231v1 genome:
- the LOC142613515 gene encoding uncharacterized protein LOC142613515, whose product MDPFPTTIRQLKFLVVGIDYFTKWVEVEALATITKWRNIICRTTARTPTGETPFRLANGSEVVILAEVGLASYRVENYDMSKNKEAIRLQLDLVDEVRATAEQRLARYQDLMAKYYNSKVRHRNFQVGDLVLKRVLDATRDASQGKLGPNWEGLYRIISWHRKGTYYLETLDGRKLSHLWNTEHLKK is encoded by the exons atggacCCGTTTCCAACAACGATTAGGCAGTTGAAGTTCTTAGTAGTTggcattgactacttcaccaaatgggtggaagtagAGGCTTTGGCCACAATCACCAAATGGAGGAATATTATTTGCAG GACAACGGCGAGAACACCGACAGGGgaaacaccgtttcgattggcgaaTGGTAGTGAGGTCGTCATACTAGCAGAAGTGGGGCTAGCAAGCTACCGGGTGGAGAACTACGACATGAGCAAAAATAAAGAAGCCATTCGTCTGCAGCTCGATCTTGTGGACGAAGTTAGGGCCACAGCAGAGCAGAGACTAGCTCGATACCAGGACCTGATGGCGAAgtattacaactccaaggtccggcACAGGAACTTCCAGGTTGGAGATCTGGTCTTAAAAAGAGTACTCGACGCTACAAGAGATGCCTCCCAAgggaagctaggacctaactgggaaggactgTACAGgatcatttcatggcataggaagggaacgtactacttagaGACCCTAGACGGGAGAAAGTTGAGTCATCtatggaacacggagcacctgaagaagtaa
- the LOC142613516 gene encoding uncharacterized protein LOC142613516 — protein sequence MEKLTFTLVTTARKLKPYFEAHTINILTDKPLRRAINSPEAVRQMALWVIELSEFDIRYQSRSAVKGQVLADFLTEFTIIKDQRAKDTSIWRIYMDESSNKHTGGAGVVLHTPKGDKIECMIHMDFSTTTNEAEYEALIEGLDLAIAARAKSMIIYFDSQVLISQVYGSYKCKNERLKRYLEEVKGRANNLQIKLV from the coding sequence ATGGAGAAACTCACCTTCACATTGGTGACCACGGCACGAaaactcaaaccatactttGAAGCACATACGATAAATATCCTGACAGATAAACCCTTGCGAAGAGCAATAAATAGCCCCGAAGCTGTTAGACAAATGGCATTGTGGGTGATCGAGCTAAGTGAGTTCGATATTCGGTATCAATCGCGATCGGCAGTGAAAGGGCAAGTGTTAGCAGATTTCCTCACTGAGTTCACCATCATAAAAGACCAGAGGGCAAAGGATACTTCCATATGGAGAATCTATATGGACGAATCGTCCAATAAACATACTGGAGGGGCTGGAGTGGTACTCCACACCCCGAAAGGAgataagatcgaatgcatgatccaTATGGATTTCTCTACCACTACTAACGAGGCAGAATATGAAGCCTTAATAGAAGGACTGGACCTCGCGATAGCCGCAAGAGCTAAGAGTATGATCATATACTTCGATTCTCAAGTATTGATTAGTCAGGTTTATGGAAGCTACAAGTGCAAGAATGAAAGACTGAAGAGGTATCtcgaggaagtgaagggtcgagcGAACAACCTCCAGATCAAGTTGGTTTAA